The following nucleotide sequence is from Vitis vinifera cultivar Pinot Noir 40024 chromosome 14, ASM3070453v1.
agttgaaaaatctGAAGCTTTAGTTAtctttaaacaatataaaagttGTGTTGAGAAAGAAACAGGTTCCTATATTAAGTGTTTGCGTACTGATCGAGGGAGTGAGTTCACTTCACAAGACTTTAAtgaattttgtaaagaaaatggCATCAAGAGGCAGTTGACAACAGCTTACACTCCACAACAGAACGGAGTTGCAGAGAGGAAAAATCGAACCATCATGAACATGGTTCGAAGTATGCTTTCAGAGAAAAAGCTTCCAAAGACTTTTTGGCCAGAAGCTGTGAATTGGATAGTACATATTCTAAACCGAAGTCCTACTCTAGCAGTGAAGAACATGACTCCGGAGGAAGCTTGGGGTGGAGTCAAGCCTTCAGTTGAACATTTTCGAGTGTTTGGTTGTATCTCACATGTTCATGTACCTGATATCAAGAGAACCAAGTTGGAAGATAAAAGTTTTACTTGTGTGTTGTTGGGAGTTAGTGAAGAGTCTAAAGCTTATAGGCTTTATGATCCAATAACCAAGAAGATTGTAATCAACAGGGATGTAGTTTTCGAAGAGGACAAGTCTTGGGATTGGGATAAGAGCTATAAAGAACATGTGGTAGCTATGTTGGAATGGGGAGATAATGAAGAAAATGTTGCTACAAATAATGAAGGTGAGGTTGAGAGTGAAGATGGAAGTAGTGCAGAAGAGGTTGGGGTTGTTTCTCCAAATCGAGTAGATGAAGAGAGTTCACCTAGTTCCAATGAAGAGAAAGTTAGAAGGCCACCAGTTTGGATGAGAGATTATGAAACGAGTGAGGGTTTgtctgaagaagaagatgagacTACTCTAGCATTGTTTGCATCTGGAGATcccttttattttgaagaagctGTGAAAAGTGCAAAGTGGAGAGCTGCTATGGATTCTGAAATAAAATCCATAGAAAAGAATGATACTTGGGTGCTAACAGACTTACCTGCAGGTGCAAAGAAGATTGGTGTCAAGTGGATTTACAAAACAAAGCTTAATGAGTATGGAGAGGTAGACAAGTACAAGTCACGCCTTGTAGCAAAAGGCTATATGCAACAACATGGGGTTGATTACACAGAGGTTTTTGCATCGGTGGCAAGAATGGATATAGTTCGAATGATTATTGCTCTTGTAGCTAAAAGAAATTGGACAATTTACCAACTAGATATGAAATCAGCCTTTCTCCATGGAGAGCTAAGTGAAGAGGTGTTTGTTGAGCAACCAAGAGGCTATGAGCAAAAGGACAATCCGCACAAGGTGTACAAACTGAAGAAAGCCTTATACGGACTCAAACAAGCTTCACAAGCTTGGTTTAGTCGTATAGAAGCACACTTTGTGAATGAAGGCTTTGAGAGGTGCCACAGTGAGCATACCTTGTTCATCAAAACAAGCAAAGgaggtaaaattttaattttgagtttGTATGTTGATGACCTCATTTTTATTGGAAATGATGAATCAATGTTTTATGAGTTCAAGAGTTCTATGATGCATGAGTTCGATATGACTGATTTGGGAAAGATGAGGtattttcttggaattgaaGTGTTGCAGAAGACTTATGGCATTTACATCAGTCAAAAGAAATATGCCTTAGATGTGTTGAAAAGATTTGGGATGGAGGAGAGCAATTTTGTCCATAGTTCGATTGTTACAGGTTTTAGACGAAAATGGAGTCAAGGTTGATGCAACATTCTTCAAGCAAATGGTAGGGAATCTCATGTATCTAACAGCAACTCGACCTGACTTGATGTTTGTAGTGAGTTTAATTAGTAGATACATGGTGCAACCAACTGAGCTTCACTTATAGAGTGTAAAGAGGGTGTTAAGATATTTGAGAGGCACAACAAATCTTGGGATCTTCTACAAGAAGGGAGAGAATGATAAATTGGTTGCCTTTACTGATAGTGACTATGTCGGTGATTTGGAGGATAGGAAAAACACACCGGGGTATGTATTCATGTTGAGTTTCGGAGCTGTGTCTTGGTCCTCTAGAAAGTAGCCTATTGTTTCACTCTCCACAATTAAAGCTAAATTCATAGTTGAATCATCCTATGCATGTCAAGCTATTTGGATGAGGAGAATCTTGGAGAAGCTCAGTCATACACAAGGTAATTGTACTACTGTGTTTTGTGACAATAgttcaacaattaaattatcaaagaaTCCAATGATGCATGGACGAAGCAAACACATAGATGTTTGCTTTCATTTTCTACGTGATCTTACTAAAGAAGGAGTAATGGAATTAGTTCATTGTGGTACACAAGATCAGATTGCAGACGTGATGACTAAGCCTCTCAAGCTTGACATGTTTCTGAAGCTAAGAGAGTTGATGGGTGTTCGTGAAGTTCCAGATGTAAACTAATTACTGTTAGCAGTTAGTTTAAGGGAGGGTGTCAAGATTTAAGTTTTCTGattgtttagttatttttttgttttaataatccCTATTAAGCAGGGTAGTTTTATAAGTAGGGTAGTTTCCAGCTTTGACTTATTCTCTACTCTTTGCCACGTTATTTGTTAGTGTAAAACGTGGGATGTTTTTCTTATCAATTAGTTATTGTAAGGCTATTTTATTAGCCAAGGTTGTTGATCAATAGAGGTGGATTTTTCCCAGTTTTGTTCCATTCAGTTTTGATTCACAACAATAATTGGATGTTGTAAAGAATTAAAACTTTTGTGTtgtattggatttttttttttttttggcatgggAGTTGACcatattaatcctaatttaattctaagtaatattaatcctattttaattaaaactaatactaattccctttcttgatatatatcttgaagattcatcctcataaattccaaatttgatgtaggacaaccctaggatggttgcctacactcaaaggtaggtgggctagggttttatttttagggtgtaaggagaggaacaaagaataaattttatggtagaaaaaaattttaagataagaaatagagagaaagaagaaacaatgaagaaaagatggaaaaccttagagtctcactaaggccttctaggagtctcatctagaagaaaatcaatggagtctcaccattgagggttgcaaccttgcaatgaaagaaagtataatattattcatccctttgatttacattgattagcctatttataggtttctctaagaaatccaaagtctattaagattctaataacctatcatgactcaaattctaattatattataactcaactagctaatcctaattagactccaacaaatattaatcctaatttaattctaagtaatattaatcatattttaattacaactaatactaatttcctttcttgatatatatcttgaagattcatcatcatcaattttggtatcatagcaagttttttttttttttttttttcacaacccTAACATGTGGCAAAATGCCATTGGTGGAGGATTGGAGGTATGGTACCGAAAAACATATATGGGTACCAAAGCATAACCCAGAAAGGAAAATGCCAACTCCCTTATAATCTACAAAAGGAGGAACTCTAATCACCATCCTAGTAGAGAGGATTTCACCATCCTCATGTGTAAGGATCTATAGAAAGAGAGTCATTAGATGAATGGAAGATCCTTAGGTTTTTGAGATCCACATCACTATTTTCACCAATCGGAATCGATCaaagaacatccaaatcataggTATTGTTTTCAAAGCATGTAGATCTaatgtttttgttaaaaaaactgCTTTCGTTACATAAATATAGAGATTTTTAAGATAGAGCATGCACCCTAACGATATTGGGTTTAGAATGAAGTAATCCAAAAacttcaataataataataataaatcttgccagatatttttcaataatcttaatgatattttattaaaataatttttaaaaaataaaaaataaaaaattcaataaacttgtttaataaattttgggattttttcaaatactaaatataaatgAGATGAAAGTGATCTTAGTTGAGGACCACATGATTACTAAAatcttaaacaaaatatataaatgattaattagaatttgattgctattatttatttttaaaatatcatattaacCTATGTCGTGTCttgtaatttaaattaaaggtaAATGTTCCTAATATGAACAATTACATAACattaaatcttattaaaaataaatagtatatactttaacataattatttaaataagtcATAAATGcgttgtaatttaattaaaaatttaaaaataaaaaattttgaaataaaaaatattcatatctatttaatattaatatttatttatacaattttctatgtttattattttaaaaattagtatgaTATTTACTTATATTAATGTCATATTTATCATTAGtataaaaattttggaaaataaacccgtcttttgaaaagatgagtttaatataaaaataaaataagtgatcaaaattatgatatttttgtatttatcttttggataattattttttaatcatattgttttaaaataatattaatttttagaaaaagaagtaCACCGAGTACAATTGTGCATGTAAAAAATCCtaagttttgggtcaaaatgacccattttaaaaacaaaaatgtaacATCTAGCCACTTTttgaaacttatgttcaaaGTGACCTTTTTGGTGCCATATAGGCaccatatcattaaaaaatattttttttcatcattttagttaaagttGTAGTTGGCAAATGCTGCTTCATATTTGAACTAAAGCCGCAGTTGCCAACTGCggctttaattaattttttttaaaattaaaaatttaattaaaaattattaaattacaatttatgattgaaaatttaaaaatatacttaaataataaattatttatatttaaatttaaaaatctagtattacttcaacaaacatagataaataaaagatattataaatgaatattttatttgttaataaattaataatcttaaaataataaacttatataacatatacataatatataaaattgtataatttattaatttaagatatttaatttgttattttttaagatattaatttatttcgtattatgataaatttatctttatcgaaataatagtatacttttaagccgtttcaattataattttttttttactttcaaatttaattaaaaactattaaattacaatttaaaaaatatacttaaataataaattatttatatttaaacttcaaaatctagtattacttcaacaaccataaattgataaatagaagatattataaatgaatattttatttattaataaattaataatcttaaaataataaatttatataacatataaataatatataaaattgtataatttattaatttaagatatttaatttgttgtttttaaaaatatttatttatttgtattatgataagtttatttttatcgaaataatagtatatttttAAGTCACAGTTGGAAATTgagattttaattataattttttgttttcaaatttagttaaaaactattaaattataatttattattgaaattaaaatatatactttaataataaattatttatatttaaacttaagaatttagTATTAgttcaataaacataaattaataaatagaagatattataaatgaatgttttatttattaataaattaataatcttaaaataataaacttatataatatataaataatatataaaattttataatttattaatttaaaatatttaatttgttgttttttaaaatattaatttatttgtattatgacaaatttatctttattgaaataatagtgTACTCTTAAACCGTAGttgtcatatatagatttttttacaaaattagttaatgaaattaattacaaaaagtttactacaaaatgtaatttttaatagtttaattaaagtcacaaaaaatattcactaaacattaatatagtggaaaataaaaaacatatataatctcacATGGAATCTGTgtaactagatttttaaatttaaatataaataatttattatttaaatatattttttaaattttaatcataaattgtaatttaataatttttaaatttaaaaaaaattaattaaagtcaTAGTTGTCAACTGTgactttagttaaaaaatgaagctgCAATtgccaactgcggctttagttcaaaaatgaagtcgCAGTTGCCATCTGcggttttagttcaaaaataaagcCGCAGTTGGTAACTACGGCTTTAGTTCAAATATGAAGCTGCATTTGTCAACTGCGgctttaactaaaatgatgaaaaatatatattttttaatgatatgatGCCTACGTGGCACCAAAGAGGGCATTTTGAACATGAATTTCAAAAAGTGGCCAggtattacatttttttttttaaatgggccattttgacccaaaactcaaaAATCCCTGCTGGGCGGCAttgaaaaataaaggaagaaagaagggAGGAGAAGTCGAGGGAGAGACGTTGCGACTGGCACCAGCGGCGCTAAGGTGCAATCATATTGAAAATTACCTAAAACATGAAGGACCTAGatgtaatattgtgaaattggAACCCTAGTTATTAACGTCCATTGTTTAACAAATAACCAAACTTTGACACTCCTGCAGGGACGAAACCGAAGCTTAGCCAAGGGAACTTGAATTAAGCTCTGTTTGTATGCTAAGAAAGTtgtgagaaaagaaaatcaaggtTAGGATTGAAATGGTTACTGTTAGATAACAAATTagttatcttttctttttctttcttgctgTTTCTTTGAAACTGAGCAGAGGATTGTGGGTTTTTGTTCTTGTCTTCATTAACTGatattagggttttgggatttTATtctacttctaattatatttgctCAAGTTTATTTATATAATCTGACATTTTGGAATAGTACTACTTTTTATTGGCtttatgttcattttttttttcctttagtttttGGCTCCTTTGGTTTTGTGTGCAAACGTTTCAAATTTGAAGCTGGTAAGACTCCGATACCGAAGGTTTTTAAGCTGATACCTTTCCTCTGAATTTTGTATTCTGTCATTTTCAATATGTTGTGGAAATGGTTCTGATTTGGATTTCGTGAAAtgggtttttgaatttttatgggTTTCAGTCTGTATTATGTATAAATTTGCCCGTTCAACCAATGTAAATGTGAAGTGGAAATGGTTCTGACTTTAAAGTTATGATTTAGATGGATGGCAGAGATGGGAGAATTAGCCCTCTTAAAACGAATTCTCATCCAATTAATTCAAGTTTGAGTTGAAATTCCTATGGGTTTAAATTTTGTGAAATAGGCTTTGATGTTTTGGATTTCAGGGATTCCCAACTTCCAATAAATTTTATCCAATCACTTAAACTTGGGAGCAAAATGTGATTTggattttcaatgttttttatcCAATCATTTAAACTTGGGAGTACATGATTTTGATTTGAGTTGGGCTTGTTGaactctctctcttctctccccTTTTGAGTTGAGACATTTTGttcctcatttttattttctccctCATCCATCCTAGTTTGAATAATCAATTTAAATGTATGAATGTAATTTTGTGTGATGGATTcctattttacttatttattggGTCTCAGGAGCAGcaagattttttttagaacaattcaAGTTTTCCTTTTAGGAATTTGCAATTTGTTTCTGAGGTCTTTTATCTATATCTTCTGGTTCATCTCTTCTcagttcttaaaattttttacttgtGATGTTATTAGCCTGGCTTTTGCATTTTGTCAACCATCTCTGCGTATATTTTGAATTGTTTGTTTATGGTTTTCATTCTCCTAGAGAACATTAGTTGAAAGCTAAAGAATTTTCATTAAGTATTCTGAAGTTTAGATTTACGATTGGGATTaaagaaattgggaatttttaGCTGTGCTTGCTTATGATTGAAAGAAAACTTGTGGTACTGAATGTCTTATATCTGTCTGTAACTTATAGGAGCTTATTCTGCTAAGCCAGTAGAGGGATATGGAGCTTACAGTTATTGCACATAAATCCATAACCGAAGTTCCTTGTTTGCATGGATTCCAAACGGACCTCACTTCTGCTAGTGACCGCTGTTCTCCAGTGAAATCACAAGCATTTCAATTAAATTGTTCGGTCAACTGTAATTTCAAAACTCAGTCTTATCTACAATGGAAGGGAGATCATGTTTCAAGAAGAAATGCATTGTTGCTACGGTGTATAGGCCAAGAGAGAAGTGTTTGCATTGATAGAGTTAATGGGGAGGATCAAGAATGGAGCTCAGGAAGATATGCTTTTGGGGTTGAGAAGAAACTAAGAGAACAAATGAGTTCAAAGAAatattcaaattcttcaaattcttctttAGATGGATCTTTTGttggaaatgatgaagaaaccaACAATGAAATCCTTCAGAATTTGTGCAGCAAAGGGAAGTTAGTTAATGCATCAAGATTGATAGATGTGATGGCGCGTCGAAACCAAATTCCCTATTTCCCTTCATGCATAAACTTAATCAGGGGCCTAATTAAACTCGAATCTACAGAAAGAGCTACTAGGGTCCTAAAAATCATGGTAATGTCTGGTGGGATTCCAGATATTATTACATACAATATGTTGGTTGGAGGCCTCTGCAAGAAGGGACTATTAAAAACTGCAATTGAACTCTTGGATGAAATGAGCTTGAGTGGCTGCCCTCCTGATGCAATTACTTATAATACAATACTGCGCTGCATGTTTGATCATGGTGGTTTTGATCAGGCTATTGGATTTTGGAAGGACCAACTGAGAAAAGGTTGCCCTGCTTATTTGATCACCTACACAGTTCTCATTGAGCTAGTCTGCAAGCACTGTGGGACTGTCCAGGCAATGGAAGTATTGGAAGATATGGCGATTGAGGGCTGTTATCCTGATATTGTGACTTACAATTCTCTGGTTAACTATACTTGTAAACAGGGGAAATACGAAGATACTGCTTTGATCATATATAATCTGTTATCACATGGGATGGGGCCAAATACTGTAACTTACAACACTCTGCTCCATTCTCTTTGCACCCATGGATATTGGGATGAAGTAGATGAGATCCTCTTGATCATGAACACGACTTCCCAGCCTCCTACTGTTGTTACTTATAATATCTTGATCAATGGTTTGTGCAAGTATGGGCTTCTGGATCGTGCTATCAATTTCTTTGATCAAATGGTTTCCCATAACTGTTTGCCTGACATCATCACTTATAATACACTGCTGGCTGCTCTTTGTAAAGAGGGAATGGTAGATGAGGCCTTGCATTTGCTTCATTCTCTAAATGATACCAGATGTTCTCCTGGTTTGATCACTTACAATATTGTGATTGATGGATTGGCTAAAAAGGGCTGTATGGAGAAAGCAATGGAATTATATGGTGAAATGATAGAGAGAGGGTTTGCTCCTGATGATATTACTCATCGTACACTGTTTTGGGGGCTTTTCAGGCTGGATTTAGTGGAGGACGCTTTGGTGATACTGAAGGAGATGAACAAGAGAAACCAGAGGATTAAAAATAGTGCTTTCAGGTTTGTGATCCATGGATTATGTAAAAAAAAGAAGGTGGATATTGCAATACAAGTTCTAGAAATGATGGTCTCGAGTCAATGCAAACCCAATGAGGAAATTTATTCTGCTATAATCAAAGGTGTAGGTGCTGCAGGAATGATAGAGGAAGCTAATCAGTTACACCAGAAGTTGACTGAATTGAAGGTTTTTAGAGAAGAAACCATGCCGCATTAGTCAGAGTAGATGCTATACTTTAATGCTTTTCAACATTTTTGAGGGGCTTCTCATCAGCTTGTTGATCAGTTACAGTTGTACAGAATATTCCATCACAAGAAGTGGTTACTCTCATCCCTCTCTGGAGCTTTGATGCAGGCCAGATCCATTGAAACATTGCAAGGGTTGCTTGTTCATCACTGCATATGTTTCTGACACTCGAGGTAATAAGTTTAGGGTTTCTCCAGCTGGCTAGTTGAAATTGAGTGGTCTTGTTCTATGCTTGTTCTTACATCAATTTGGTGCTGCCCAGCATTTTTGCAGATTTAGAATTTTGAGAAGTTTTATGTAAACATTGCTCTTCTTTTGCTTTCtgaattaaatattcatttgttTCTCATGGCCATGATCCTTCCCTGACCATTTTCTATGTAATGGCTAGATATTAGGGCCCTGCTATATGGTGATGGACTATGGTAGTTAAAAGTTCACTAGTTGATCTTGTCGCAATGTTTGTCCCTCTTTCATGGCAGTTATGTTCTTAACATTCACTTCACTAATTAAATGGCTCAGGTGAAATCTTCCAACCAAATTTCAGTCACTTGATATTTCCCAACCAAATTTCTGTCACTTGATATTTCTTATACTTGCTGGAACATCTGCATGGAACTGTTCGGAGAACTCAACTTTTTCTGGGTCATGCCCACCTTGGCAGATTTGTATGAAACATAGACCAATGATGATCCTTATTTGTTACCACTCATTAGCCATTGGGATGTCCCCTGAAAAATCGTATCAGTTTAAACTGTATTTGGTAGCATTATCTTCTCTCTGAATAGTTGTTCCAGATGTGAGcatttatgaaataattttgcttcatttttttttcaaaatattttttggggGGATCTACCATGCCTGCAATGGGCCGCTTTCTGGTGATTTATATTTGCCTTCACATTGCATGAACTGAAGATTAAATGAGAAAATGGACTGGGTCATCAGAGTGAGGATATTTTGGATGGTTTGTTCTATACTACATTCCTTTTGATATTGTTCAATATTCTTGAACGAGCAGGTAGAAAGAATTTTCATGAATCTCATGAATCAGAACCAATTTATCATGTTAATACCGTGTCTGAGGTGGGAAATTCCGGTTGGAGGCTAGAAACTTTTTCTATTGTCATTCATTCACCACAAATCTCTTAAGTTTTCCAACAAGTTCTGCACCTTTTGGGGTGTCTTAAAATAATGCTGCTAAAAGAGAATCAAATATTATACACAATTTTCAGTAGTAATCTAGAGAAAGAA
It contains:
- the LOC100260357 gene encoding pentatricopeptide repeat-containing protein At1g08610, with the translated sequence MELTVIAHKSITEVPCLHGFQTDLTSASDRCSPVKSQAFQLNCSVNCNFKTQSYLQWKGDHVSRRNALLLRCIGQERSVCIDRVNGEDQEWSSGRYAFGVEKKLREQMSSKKYSNSSNSSLDGSFVGNDEETNNEILQNLCSKGKLVNASRLIDVMARRNQIPYFPSCINLIRGLIKLESTERATRVLKIMVMSGGIPDIITYNMLVGGLCKKGLLKTAIELLDEMSLSGCPPDAITYNTILRCMFDHGGFDQAIGFWKDQLRKGCPAYLITYTVLIELVCKHCGTVQAMEVLEDMAIEGCYPDIVTYNSLVNYTCKQGKYEDTALIIYNLLSHGMGPNTVTYNTLLHSLCTHGYWDEVDEILLIMNTTSQPPTVVTYNILINGLCKYGLLDRAINFFDQMVSHNCLPDIITYNTLLAALCKEGMVDEALHLLHSLNDTRCSPGLITYNIVIDGLAKKGCMEKAMELYGEMIERGFAPDDITHRTLFWGLFRLDLVEDALVILKEMNKRNQRIKNSAFRFVIHGLCKKKKVDIAIQVLEMMVSSQCKPNEEIYSAIIKGVGAAGMIEEANQLHQKLTELKVFREETMPH